The following proteins are co-located in the Escherichia fergusonii ATCC 35469 genome:
- the yjeM gene encoding glutamate/gamma-aminobutyrate family transporter YjeM codes for MNQSIKKMSLMGLILMIFTSVFGFANSPSAFYLMGYSAIPFYILSALLFFIPFALMMAEMGAAYRKEEGGIYSWMNNSVGPRYAFIGTFMWFSSYIIWMVSTSAKVWVPFSTFLFGSDMTQHWRFAGLEPTQVVGLLAVAWMIIVTTVASKGINKIARITAVGGIAVMCLNLVLLLVSIAILLLNGGHFAQDINFVTSPNPGYQSGLAMLSFVVFAIFAYGGIEAVGGLVDKTENPEKNFAKGIVFAAIVISIGYSLAIFQWGVSTNWQQVLSNGSVNLGNITYILMKSLGMTLGNAMNLSPESALTLGVWFARITGLSMFLAYTGAFFTLCYSPLKAIIQGTPKALWPEPMTRLNTMGMPSIAMWMQCGLVTVFILLVSFGGGTASAFFNKLTLMANVSMTLPYLFLALAFPFFKARQDLDRPFVIFKTRMSAMIATVVVVLVVTFANVFTIIQPVVEAGDWDSTLWMIGGPVFFSLLAMAIYQNYCSRVAKNPQWAVE; via the coding sequence ATGAATCAATCAATAAAAAAGATGAGCCTTATGGGGCTCATACTTATGATCTTTACATCCGTATTTGGATTTGCAAATAGCCCATCTGCTTTTTATTTAATGGGTTATAGTGCAATACCCTTTTATATTTTATCTGCATTGTTATTCTTTATTCCATTCGCCTTAATGATGGCTGAAATGGGAGCCGCCTACCGTAAAGAGGAAGGGGGAATCTATTCCTGGATGAATAATAGCGTAGGGCCACGCTATGCCTTTATTGGTACTTTTATGTGGTTCTCTTCTTACATCATCTGGATGGTAAGTACCTCTGCAAAGGTTTGGGTTCCATTTTCCACTTTTCTTTTTGGTAGTGACATGACACAACACTGGCGCTTTGCGGGGCTGGAGCCTACGCAGGTGGTAGGTTTACTGGCTGTTGCATGGATGATCATCGTTACCACCGTTGCGTCAAAAGGGATTAATAAAATCGCACGTATTACGGCGGTAGGCGGTATTGCCGTAATGTGTCTTAATTTAGTATTGCTGTTAGTGAGTATTGCCATTTTGTTATTAAATGGTGGTCATTTTGCGCAGGATATTAATTTTGTCACATCGCCAAATCCGGGATACCAGTCTGGACTGGCAATGTTGTCTTTTGTCGTATTTGCCATATTTGCTTACGGCGGTATTGAAGCTGTCGGTGGACTGGTGGATAAAACGGAAAACCCGGAAAAAAACTTTGCCAAAGGTATTGTGTTTGCCGCAATTGTTATTTCTATCGGTTATTCATTAGCAATATTCCAGTGGGGAGTTAGCACTAACTGGCAGCAAGTATTAAGTAACGGTTCCGTTAACCTGGGCAACATTACTTATATTTTGATGAAAAGTCTGGGAATGACGCTAGGTAACGCGATGAATCTGTCCCCGGAATCAGCATTGACCCTGGGCGTATGGTTTGCGCGTATTACCGGGCTTTCAATGTTCCTCGCCTACACTGGCGCGTTCTTTACGCTCTGCTATTCGCCACTGAAAGCTATTATCCAGGGAACGCCGAAAGCATTGTGGCCGGAACCGATGACTCGCCTGAATACGATGGGTATGCCTTCTATCGCAATGTGGATGCAGTGCGGATTGGTTACTGTCTTCATCCTGCTGGTTTCGTTTGGTGGTGGCACCGCATCGGCATTCTTTAACAAGCTAACGCTGATGGCGAACGTGTCTATGACGCTTCCTTACCTGTTCCTTGCACTGGCTTTCCCGTTCTTTAAAGCACGTCAGGATCTCGACAGACCGTTTGTGATTTTCAAAACGCGTATGTCGGCAATGATTGCGACAGTGGTTGTCGTACTGGTGGTGACATTTGCGAACGTCTTCACCATCATTCAACCTGTGGTTGAAGCCGGAGACTGGGACAGCACATTGTGGATGATTGGCGGCCCTGTCTTCTTCTCGCTGTTAGCGATGGCGATTTACCAGAACTATTGCAGCAGAGTGGCAAAAAATCCGCAGTGGGCGGTGGAATAA
- the mscM gene encoding miniconductance mechanosensitive channel MscM encodes MRLIITFLMAWCLSWGAYAATAPDSKQITQELEQAKAAKPAQPEVVEALQSALNALEERKGSLERIKQYQEVIDNYPKLSATLRAQLNNMRDEPRSVSPGMSTDALNQEILQVSSQLLDKSRQAQQEQERAREIADSLNQLPQQQTDARRQLNEIERRLGTLTGNTPLNQAQNFALQSDSARLKALVDELELAQLSANNRQELARLRSELAEKESQQLDAYLQALRNQLNSQRQLEAERALESTELLAENSADLPKDIVAQFKINRELSAALNQQAQRMDLVASQQRQAASQTLQVRQALNTLREQSQWLGSSNLLGEALRAQVARLPEMPKPQQLDTEMAQLRVQRLRYEDLLNKQPLLRQIHQADGQPLTAEQNRILEAQLRTQRELLNSLLQGGDTLLLELTKLKVSNGQLEDALKEVNEATHRYLFWTSDVRPMTIAWPLEIAQDLRRLISLDTFSQLGKASVMMLTSKETILPLFGALILVGCSIYSRRYFTRFLERSAAKVGKVTQDHFWLTLRTLFWSILVASPLPVLWMTLGYGLREAWPYPLAVAIGDGVTATVPLLWVVMICATFARPNGLFIAHFGWPRERVSRGMRYYLMSIGLIVPLIMALMMFDNLDDREFSGSLGRLCFILICGALAVVTLSLKKAGIPLYLNKEGSGDNITNHMLWNMMIGAPLVAILASAVGYLATAQALLARLETSVAIWFLLLVVYHVIRRWMLIQRRRLAFDRAKHRRAEMLAQRARGEEEAHHHSSPEGAIEVDESEVDLDAISAQSLRLVRSILMLIALLSVIVLWSEIHSAFGFLENISLWDVTSTVQGVESLEPITLGAVLIAILVFIITTQLVRNLPALLELAILQHLDLTPGTGYAITTITKYLLMLIGGLVGFSMIGIEWSKLQWLVAALGVGLGFGLQEIFANFISGLIILFEKPIRIGDTVTIRDLTGSVTKINTRATTISDWDRKEIIVPNKAFITEQFINWSLSDSVTRVVLTIPAPADANSEEVTEILLTAARRCSLVIDNPAPEVFLVDLQQGIQIFELRIYAAEMGHRMPLRHEIHQLILAGFHAHGIDMPFPPFQMRLESLNGKQTGRTLTSAGRGRQTGSL; translated from the coding sequence GTGCGCCTGATTATCACTTTTCTGATGGCCTGGTGCCTCAGTTGGGGGGCGTACGCCGCGACGGCCCCCGATAGTAAACAAATCACCCAGGAACTGGAGCAGGCAAAAGCGGCGAAACCCGCTCAGCCGGAAGTCGTAGAGGCACTCCAGTCCGCCTTAAATGCGCTTGAGGAACGAAAAGGTTCCCTTGAGCGCATCAAGCAATATCAAGAAGTCATTGATAATTACCCGAAACTCTCCGCTACTCTGCGCGCGCAATTAAACAACATGCGTGACGAGCCGCGCAGCGTATCGCCTGGAATGTCTACCGACGCGCTGAATCAAGAAATTCTCCAGGTCAGCAGTCAGTTACTGGATAAGAGCCGTCAGGCCCAGCAAGAGCAAGAGCGCGCCCGCGAGATTGCCGATTCGCTGAATCAACTGCCGCAACAGCAAACTGACGCCCGCCGCCAGTTGAATGAAATCGAGCGCCGCCTTGGAACGCTTACCGGCAATACCCCGCTTAATCAGGCGCAAAATTTTGCTTTGCAGTCTGACTCTGCGCGACTGAAGGCGCTCGTTGATGAACTGGAACTGGCACAGCTGTCTGCCAATAACAGGCAAGAATTAGCGCGCTTGCGCTCAGAGCTGGCAGAAAAAGAGAGCCAACAGCTGGATGCATATTTGCAGGCCTTGCGTAATCAGTTGAACAGCCAACGCCAGCTTGAGGCGGAGCGGGCGCTGGAAAGCACCGAATTGCTGGCGGAAAACAGTGCCGATTTGCCGAAAGATATCGTCGCGCAATTCAAAATTAACCGCGAGCTGTCGGCAGCGCTGAATCAACAGGCGCAGCGGATGGATCTCGTTGCCTCGCAACAGCGTCAGGCTGCCAGCCAGACGTTACAGGTCCGGCAGGCGTTGAATACGCTGCGTGAACAATCACAATGGCTGGGATCGTCCAACCTGCTCGGCGAAGCGTTGCGGGCGCAGGTGGCACGGCTGCCGGAAATGCCAAAACCACAACAGCTTGATACCGAAATGGCGCAGTTGCGTGTGCAACGGTTACGTTATGAGGATCTGCTTAATAAACAGCCGCTGCTACGACAAATCCATCAGGCCGACGGTCAGCCGCTGACCGCCGAGCAAAACCGTATTCTTGAAGCACAGCTGCGCACTCAGCGTGAGTTACTTAACTCATTGTTACAGGGCGGCGACACGTTACTGCTGGAGCTGACCAAGCTGAAAGTCTCCAACGGGCAACTGGAAGATGCGCTGAAAGAAGTGAATGAAGCGACGCACCGATACCTGTTCTGGACTTCTGACGTGCGCCCGATGACCATCGCCTGGCCGCTGGAGATCGCCCAGGATCTGCGTCGTCTCATTTCGCTGGACACCTTCAGTCAGTTGGGCAAAGCCAGCGTAATGATGCTGACCAGCAAAGAGACGATTTTGCCGCTGTTTGGCGCGTTGATTCTGGTCGGTTGCAGTATTTACTCGCGCCGCTATTTCACCCGTTTTCTTGAACGTTCGGCGGCGAAAGTCGGCAAAGTGACTCAGGATCACTTCTGGCTGACGTTGCGCACCCTTTTCTGGTCGATTCTCGTCGCATCACCGCTACCGGTGCTGTGGATGACGCTGGGTTACGGCTTGCGCGAGGCGTGGCCTTATCCGCTGGCGGTCGCAATTGGTGATGGCGTAACGGCCACCGTACCGCTGCTGTGGGTAGTGATGATTTGTGCCACCTTTGCCCGTCCGAACGGCTTGTTTATCGCTCATTTCGGCTGGCCACGCGAACGGGTTTCCCGTGGGATGCGTTACTACCTGATGAGCATCGGGCTTATTGTGCCGCTGATTATGGCGCTGATGATGTTCGATAACCTCGACGACCGTGAATTCTCCGGTTCGCTGGGACGGCTTTGTTTTATCCTCATTTGCGGTGCACTGGCGGTAGTCACCCTCAGCCTGAAAAAGGCCGGGATTCCGTTGTATCTCAACAAAGAAGGCAGCGGCGACAACATTACCAACCATATGCTGTGGAACATGATGATTGGCGCGCCGTTGGTTGCCATTCTGGCGTCGGCGGTGGGTTATCTGGCAACGGCGCAGGCACTGTTAGCAAGGCTTGAAACCTCAGTTGCCATCTGGTTCCTGCTACTGGTGGTTTATCACGTTATCCGCCGCTGGATGCTGATCCAACGCCGCAGGCTGGCGTTTGACCGGGCGAAGCATCGCCGGGCAGAGATGTTAGCGCAGCGTGCGCGTGGCGAAGAGGAAGCGCATCATCACAGTAGCCCGGAAGGGGCAATTGAAGTCGATGAAAGCGAAGTCGATCTCGATGCCATCAGTGCGCAATCCTTGCGGCTGGTGCGCTCAATTTTGATGTTGATCGCCTTGCTTTCGGTCATTGTGCTGTGGTCAGAAATCCATTCCGCTTTCGGCTTCCTTGAAAATATTTCGCTGTGGGATGTCACTTCCACGGTACAGGGCGTAGAAAGTTTGGAGCCGATTACCCTCGGTGCGGTGCTGATTGCCATTCTGGTGTTTATCATCACCACGCAGCTGGTGCGCAACCTGCCCGCGCTGCTGGAACTGGCGATTTTGCAGCACCTCGATTTAACGCCGGGCACTGGTTACGCCATCACCACCATCACCAAATATCTGCTGATGCTGATTGGCGGGCTGGTCGGCTTCTCAATGATTGGTATTGAGTGGTCGAAATTGCAGTGGCTGGTCGCCGCGCTCGGTGTTGGTCTCGGTTTTGGTTTGCAGGAAATTTTCGCCAACTTTATCTCTGGCCTGATAATCCTGTTCGAAAAACCGATTCGCATTGGCGATACGGTAACGATCCGCGATCTTACCGGTAGTGTGACGAAAATTAACACCCGCGCCACCACCATCAGCGACTGGGACCGCAAAGAAATTATCGTGCCGAACAAGGCGTTTATTACCGAGCAGTTTATCAACTGGTCGCTCTCTGACTCGGTCACGCGCGTGGTGTTGACGATTCCGGCCCCTGCCGATGCCAACAGTGAAGAAGTGACGGAAATCCTGCTCACCGCAGCGCGTCGCTGCTCGCTGGTAATCGATAACCCAGCACCGGAAGTCTTCCTGGTGGATCTGCAACAGGGTATTCAGATTTTCGAGCTGCGTATTTACGCCGCTGAGATGGGTCACCGCATGCCACTACGCCATGAGATTCACCAGCTGATTCTGGCAGGATTCCATGCCCACGGTATCGATATGCCATTCCCGCCCTTCCAGATGCGTCTGGAAAGCCTCAACGGTAAGCAAACGGGGAGAACATTAACTTCTGCGGGCAGAGGTCGTCAGACGGGAAGTTTGTAA
- a CDS encoding arginine ABC transporter substrate-binding protein, which produces MKQKLLVMLLAGLSFQATAANTKTLHFGTSATYAPYEFVDADNQIVGFDIDVAKAVCKEMQAECQFTNQSFDSLIPGLRFKKFDAVIAGMDMTAKREQQVSFSQPYYEGLSAVVVTRKGAYNSFAELKGKKIGLENGTTHQRYLQDKQKEITAVAYDSYLNAFTDLKSNRLDGVFGDVAAIGKWLKNNPDYAIMDERAKDPEYYGKGLGIAVRKGNDALLAEINAALDKVKASPEYAQMQEKWFTQ; this is translated from the coding sequence ATGAAACAAAAATTACTTGTCATGCTCCTCGCCGGGCTCTCCTTTCAGGCTACTGCCGCAAACACCAAAACACTGCATTTCGGCACTTCTGCAACCTATGCTCCGTATGAATTTGTTGACGCAGACAATCAAATCGTAGGATTCGATATTGATGTTGCCAAAGCCGTTTGCAAAGAGATGCAGGCAGAGTGTCAGTTTACAAATCAGAGCTTTGACAGCCTTATCCCCGGATTACGCTTCAAAAAGTTTGATGCCGTCATCGCGGGGATGGATATGACAGCCAAACGAGAACAACAGGTTTCTTTCAGCCAACCCTACTATGAAGGGCTATCTGCTGTGGTTGTCACTCGCAAAGGGGCTTACAACAGTTTCGCAGAACTGAAAGGCAAAAAAATCGGTCTGGAAAATGGCACCACTCATCAGCGATATCTGCAAGATAAGCAAAAAGAGATTACAGCTGTCGCCTATGACAGTTATCTGAATGCATTTACCGATCTGAAAAGCAACCGACTGGATGGTGTTTTTGGTGATGTTGCAGCCATTGGCAAATGGCTTAAAAACAACCCGGATTACGCCATCATGGACGAACGGGCAAAAGATCCGGAGTATTACGGTAAAGGTTTAGGTATCGCGGTACGCAAAGGCAATGATGCGTTGCTGGCAGAAATCAACGCGGCACTTGATAAGGTCAAAGCCTCGCCCGAATACGCGCAAATGCAAGAGAAGTGGTTTACACAGTAA
- the orn gene encoding oligoribonuclease: MSANENNLIWIDLEMTGLDPERDRIIEIATLVTDANLNILAEGPTIAVHQSDEQLAMMDDWNVRTHTASGLVERVKASTMGDREAELATLEFLKQWVPAGKSPICGNSIGQDRRFLFKYMPELEAYFHYRYLDVSTLKELARRWKPEILDGFTKQGTHQAMDDIRESVAELAYYREHFIKL, encoded by the coding sequence ATGAGTGCCAATGAAAACAACCTGATTTGGATCGATCTTGAGATGACCGGTCTGGATCCCGAGCGCGATCGCATTATTGAGATTGCCACGCTGGTGACCGACGCCAACCTGAATATTCTGGCAGAAGGGCCGACCATTGCAGTACACCAGTCCGATGAACAGCTGGCGATGATGGATGACTGGAACGTGCGCACCCATACCGCCAGCGGGCTGGTGGAGCGCGTGAAAGCGAGCACGATGGGCGATCGGGAAGCTGAACTGGCAACGCTCGAATTTTTAAAACAGTGGGTGCCTGCGGGAAAATCGCCGATTTGCGGTAACAGCATCGGCCAGGATCGTCGCTTTCTGTTTAAATACATGCCGGAGCTGGAAGCCTACTTCCACTACCGTTATCTGGATGTCAGCACACTGAAAGAGCTGGCGCGCCGCTGGAAGCCGGAAATTCTTGATGGTTTTACCAAACAGGGGACGCATCAGGCGATGGATGATATCCGTGAATCGGTGGCGGAGCTGGCTTACTACCGCGAGCATTTTATCAAGCTGTAA
- the rsgA gene encoding small ribosomal subunit biogenesis GTPase RsgA → MSKNKLSKGQQRRVNANHQRRLKTSKEKPDYDDNLFGEPDEGIVISRFGMHADVESADGDVHRCNIRRTIRSLVTGDRVVWRPGKLAAEGVNVKGIVEAVHERTSVLTRPDFYDGVKPIAANIDQIVIVSAILPELSLNIIDRYLVACETLQIEPIIVLNKIDLLDDEGMAFVNEQMDIYRNIGYRVLMVSSHTQDGLKPLEEALTGRISIFAGQSGVGKSSLLNALLGLQKEILTNDVSDNSGLGQHTTTAARLYHFPHGGDVIDSPGVREFGLWHLEPEQITQGFVEFHDYLGLCKYRDCKHDTDPGCAIREAVDEGKIAETRFENYHRILESMAQVKTRKNFSDTDD, encoded by the coding sequence TTGAGTAAAAATAAACTCTCCAAAGGCCAGCAGCGCCGCGTGAACGCCAATCACCAGCGTCGTCTTAAAACGTCTAAGGAGAAGCCCGACTACGACGACAATCTGTTTGGCGAGCCTGATGAAGGTATCGTCATCAGCCGCTTTGGTATGCACGCTGATGTGGAATCCGCCGATGGCGACGTTCACCGCTGCAATATTCGCCGTACCATCCGTTCGCTGGTGACCGGCGATCGCGTAGTCTGGCGTCCGGGTAAACTGGCGGCGGAAGGCGTAAATGTCAAAGGGATCGTGGAAGCGGTGCATGAGCGCACCTCGGTGTTAACGCGCCCGGATTTCTACGACGGCGTGAAACCTATTGCCGCCAACATCGACCAGATTGTTATTGTCTCCGCCATTTTGCCGGAGCTGTCGCTCAATATTATCGACCGTTACCTGGTGGCCTGCGAAACCTTGCAAATTGAGCCGATTATTGTGCTCAACAAGATAGACCTGCTGGACGACGAAGGCATGGCATTCGTCAACGAGCAGATGGATATCTACCGCAATATCGGTTATCGCGTATTGATGGTTTCCAGCCATACTCAGGATGGGCTGAAACCGCTGGAAGAGGCGTTGACCGGGCGCATCAGTATTTTTGCTGGGCAGTCTGGCGTAGGCAAATCCAGCCTGCTGAACGCGTTGCTGGGGCTGCAAAAAGAGATCCTGACCAACGACGTCTCTGACAACTCGGGTCTCGGTCAGCACACCACGACCGCCGCTCGGCTGTATCACTTCCCGCACGGCGGTGATGTGATTGACTCCCCTGGTGTGCGCGAGTTCGGCCTTTGGCACCTGGAGCCGGAACAAATCACTCAGGGCTTTGTCGAATTCCATGACTATTTAGGTCTGTGTAAATATCGCGATTGCAAACACGATACCGATCCGGGCTGCGCTATCCGGGAAGCCGTTGACGAAGGGAAAATCGCGGAAACCCGTTTCGAAAACTATCACCGTATTCTGGAAAGCATGGCGCAGGTAAAAACGCGTAAAAACTTTTCTGATACGGATGACTGA
- the asd gene encoding archaetidylserine decarboxylase (Phosphatidylserine decarboxylase is synthesized as a single chain precursor. Generation of the pyruvoyl active site from a Ser is coupled to cleavage of a Gly-Ser bond between the larger (beta) and smaller (alpha chains). It is an integral membrane protein.) produces the protein MLNSFKLSLQYILPKLWLTRLAGWGASKRAGWLTKLVIDLFVKYYKVDMKEAQKPDTASYRTFNEFFVRPLRDEVRPIDTDPNVLVMPADGVISQLGKIEEDKILQAKGHNYSLEALLAGNYLMADLFRNGTFVTTYLSPRDYHRVHMPCNGILREMIYVPGDLFSVNHLTAQNVPNLFARNERVICLFDTEFGPMAQILVGATIVGSIETVWAGTITPPREGIIKRWTWPAGENDGSVALLKGQEMGRFKLGSTVINLFAPGKVNLVEQLESLSVTKIGQPLAVSTETFVTPDSEPAPLPAEEIEAEHDASPLVDDKKDQV, from the coding sequence TTGTTAAATTCATTTAAACTTTCGCTACAGTACATTCTGCCGAAATTATGGCTTACTCGCCTGGCGGGTTGGGGCGCAAGCAAGCGGGCAGGATGGCTGACAAAACTGGTTATCGATCTGTTCGTTAAATACTACAAGGTCGACATGAAAGAGGCGCAAAAGCCGGACACCGCCAGCTACCGCACCTTTAACGAATTCTTTGTCCGTCCGCTGCGTGACGAAGTACGCCCAATCGATACCGATCCTAATGTACTGGTCATGCCTGCCGATGGCGTTATCAGCCAGTTAGGTAAAATCGAAGAAGATAAAATCCTGCAAGCTAAAGGCCACAACTACAGCCTCGAAGCTCTGCTGGCAGGTAACTATCTGATGGCGGATCTTTTCCGTAACGGTACGTTTGTGACCACTTACCTCTCCCCGCGTGACTACCACCGCGTACACATGCCGTGCAACGGTATTCTGCGTGAGATGATCTATGTGCCGGGCGATCTCTTCTCCGTTAACCATCTCACCGCTCAGAACGTGCCGAATCTGTTTGCCCGTAACGAACGCGTGATCTGCCTGTTCGATACCGAATTTGGCCCGATGGCGCAGATTCTGGTCGGGGCGACGATTGTTGGCAGCATTGAAACTGTCTGGGCGGGCACCATTACGCCGCCGCGCGAAGGCATCATCAAGCGTTGGACCTGGCCTGCCGGAGAAAACGACGGTTCTGTGGCGCTGCTGAAAGGCCAGGAAATGGGGCGCTTTAAACTCGGCTCTACCGTTATCAACCTGTTTGCACCGGGTAAAGTTAATCTGGTTGAGCAACTGGAAAGCCTGTCTGTCACGAAAATTGGCCAGCCGCTGGCAGTATCTACCGAAACCTTTGTTACGCCAGACTCTGAACCTGCCCCGCTTCCTGCTGAAGAGATCGAGGCAGAACACGACGCCAGCCCATTGGTTGACGATAAAAAAGACCAGGTCTAA
- the queG gene encoding tRNA epoxyqueuosine(34) reductase QueG, with protein MSEPLDLNQLAQKIKQWGLELGFQQVGITDTDLSASEPKLQAWLDKQYHGEMDWMARHGMLRARPHELLPGTLRVISVRMNYLPANAAFASTLKNPKLGYVSRYALGRDYHKLLRNRLKKLGEMIQQHCVSLNFRPFVDSAPILERPLAEKAGLGWTGKHSLILNREAGSFFFLGELLVDIPLPVDQPVEEGCGKCVACMTICPTGAIVEPYTVDARRCISYLTIELEGAIPEELRPLMGNRIYGCDDCQLICPWNRYSQLTKEDDFSPRKPLHAPELIELFAWSEEKFLKVTEGSAIRRIGHLRWLRNIAVALGNAPWDKTILTALESRKGEHPLLDEHIAWAIAQQIERRNACVVEVQLPKKQRLVRVIEKGLPRDA; from the coding sequence ATGTCAGAGCCCCTCGATCTCAATCAGTTAGCGCAAAAAATTAAACAGTGGGGGCTGGAACTGGGCTTTCAGCAGGTAGGTATTACCGATACCGATCTCAGCGCGTCCGAGCCCAAACTGCAAGCATGGCTGGACAAACAATACCACGGCGAAATGGACTGGATGGCGCGTCACGGTATGCTGCGCGCCCGCCCCCACGAGTTATTGCCCGGTACGCTGCGCGTCATCAGCGTGCGGATGAATTACCTTCCTGCTAACGCCGCATTTGCCAGCACGCTGAAAAACCCCAAACTCGGCTATGTAAGTCGTTATGCGTTGGGCCGTGACTATCACAAACTTCTGCGCAACCGACTCAAAAAGCTGGGCGAGATGATTCAGCAACATTGTGTTTCGCTGAATTTTAGACCGTTTGTCGATTCTGCGCCTATTCTCGAGCGCCCGTTAGCTGAAAAAGCAGGTCTTGGCTGGACAGGTAAGCACTCACTTATCCTCAATCGCGAGGCCGGTTCGTTCTTCTTTTTAGGTGAATTACTGGTCGATATTCCGCTGCCCGTGGATCAACCGGTCGAGGAAGGATGCGGTAAATGCGTAGCCTGTATGACGATTTGTCCGACCGGCGCCATCGTCGAGCCATATACCGTCGATGCTCGCCGCTGTATCTCTTATCTCACCATTGAACTGGAAGGGGCGATCCCGGAAGAGCTGCGTCCATTGATGGGAAACCGTATTTACGGTTGCGATGACTGCCAGCTTATCTGCCCGTGGAATCGCTATTCGCAACTCACTAAAGAAGACGATTTCAGCCCGCGCAAACCACTACACGCACCGGAACTCATTGAGTTATTCGCCTGGAGTGAAGAGAAGTTTTTAAAAGTCACGGAAGGTTCGGCGATTCGCCGTATAGGTCACCTGCGTTGGCTGCGTAATATCGCCGTGGCATTAGGCAATGCCCCCTGGGATAAAACGATTTTGACAGCGCTGGAAAGTCGTAAAGGTGAGCACCCACTTCTTGATGAGCACATAGCGTGGGCGATTGCGCAGCAAATCGAGAGGCGAAATGCGTGCGTCGTGGAGGTACAACTACCGAAAAAACAGCGTCTGGTTCGGGTCATTGAAAAGGGATTACCACGAGATGCCTGA
- a CDS encoding YjeO family protein, with the protein MSARMFVLCCIWFVVAIPWIVITSTLDKEWMIDEGGVKNICHVLEYLENDDTRDVGVIMTLPLFFPFFWFALWRKKRGWFMYATALAIFGYWLWQFFLRYQFCL; encoded by the coding sequence ATGAGTGCGCGCATGTTTGTCTTGTGCTGCATCTGGTTTGTTGTAGCGATCCCCTGGATAGTCATCACTTCCACGCTGGACAAAGAGTGGATGATTGATGAAGGTGGGGTTAAAAATATCTGCCATGTGCTGGAGTATCTGGAAAATGACGATACCCGTGATGTCGGTGTGATAATGACGTTACCGCTCTTTTTCCCCTTTTTCTGGTTCGCGCTGTGGCGAAAAAAACGCGGTTGGTTTATGTATGCCACCGCACTGGCTATTTTCGGCTACTGGTTGTGGCAGTTTTTTCTGCGCTATCAGTTTTGCTTGTGA
- the epmA gene encoding elongation factor P--(R)-beta-lysine ligase, with the protein MSETATWQPSASIPNLLKRAAIMTEIRRFFADRGVLEVETPCMSQATVTDIHLVPFETRFVGPGHSQGMNLWLMTSPEYHMKRLLVAGCGPIFQLCRSFRNEEMGRHHNPEFTMLEWYRPHYDMYRLMNEVDDLLQQVLDCAPAESLSYQQAFQRYLEIDPLSADKAQLREAAAKLDLSNVADEEEDRDTLLQLLFTFGVEPNIGKEKPTFVYHFPASQASLAQISTEDHRVAERFEVYYKGIELANGFHELTDAREQEQRFEQDNRKRAARGLPQHPIDHNLIEALKVGMPDCSGVALGVDRLVMLALGAERLSDVIAFSVDRA; encoded by the coding sequence ATGAGCGAAACGGCAACCTGGCAGCCGAGCGCATCCATCCCAAACCTTTTAAAACGTGCAGCGATTATGACGGAAATTCGGCGTTTCTTTGCCGATCGCGGCGTACTGGAGGTGGAAACGCCTTGTATGAGCCAGGCAACGGTTACAGATATTCATCTCGTCCCGTTTGAAACGCGTTTCGTAGGCCCTGGGCACTCTCAGGGGATGAATCTTTGGTTAATGACCAGCCCGGAATACCACATGAAACGCTTGCTGGTAGCCGGTTGCGGGCCAATCTTTCAGTTGTGTCGTAGTTTCCGCAATGAAGAGATGGGGCGACATCACAATCCTGAATTCACCATGCTGGAGTGGTATCGTCCCCACTATGACATGTATCGACTGATGAATGAAGTGGATGATCTACTGCAACAAGTTCTTGATTGTGCCCCTGCGGAAAGTCTTTCATATCAGCAGGCCTTCCAGCGTTATCTGGAGATTGATCCTCTCTCTGCCGACAAAGCGCAGCTTCGGGAAGCGGCAGCAAAACTCGATTTGAGTAACGTGGCTGACGAAGAAGAAGATCGTGACACTTTGCTACAACTGCTCTTTACCTTTGGTGTAGAACCAAATATTGGTAAAGAAAAACCGACATTTGTGTATCATTTTCCGGCCAGTCAGGCATCACTGGCGCAAATCAGTACCGAAGATCATCGGGTCGCTGAACGCTTTGAGGTTTACTATAAAGGTATTGAGCTGGCGAATGGTTTCCATGAATTAACGGATGCTCGTGAACAAGAGCAACGATTCGAGCAGGATAACCGCAAACGTGCCGCGCGCGGGTTACCGCAGCATCCTATTGATCATAACCTGATTGAGGCGCTGAAAGTTGGGATGCCTGACTGCTCTGGCGTGGCGCTGGGGGTGGATCGCCTGGTCATGCTGGCGTTGGGGGCTGAGCGTTTGTCTGACGTTATTGCCTTTAGTGTCGATCGGGCGTAA